The proteins below come from a single Argentina anserina chromosome 1, drPotAnse1.1, whole genome shotgun sequence genomic window:
- the LOC126790279 gene encoding F-box protein At5g39450 isoform X1, which produces MSSESCGSSLLLALSDDVFSIITCSLSVKDICNLGLCCRNLHAVVDCEKVWLTQCEQIGIVPIQDLIEWRKAVSSYKALCRFLFSVQPLMGIWVHQNPELGNVVYVMPGFVSVVGCRVIPQELGPLGIEHGPILWAPVFEIIGDFDGSTAFFLHGRERGCNYVYPGLVKPVGRSCNVLLLEIELRQPKNGGKSLLHSKSLVNYSDSELSKNICRSDSGLSRSQMVFGQGETMVPFSRLGFSDRRKLLDVVTSQIRLKVPNVAIGPLFPRLRDDGENFQKDMVLLCERRSMLLQMLKLGEGDVDSKARNQLPFDCAQLQLNEFRKSLDRTSALQSNINEDGGHRQSPRRKTLGRYFKDSLNQILGKSNSFNGNSKNSSSSSESKYASLQEFLSSGDTIGLTLHASSAKLSSYRAWPNMHDSRFAIYKLPLRIPTADHEYAGLWGGTFGWPPGKPTKDKPGKALFFLLLSYEECQGQQHLIATKILEGTHYVLHPNGSAVFIVNIDEPSTDPFPWDTDVDSLTVNIKHALKGEGIANGYGFRYPGSKPGSLFVFQDGHLAFIWKESRAVLTLQRLNLQDLLRKGERVPALPPIANFSYLTKSYSNVFAEFPHTSSTWASAREEQSDALGEHYR; this is translated from the exons ATGTCATCCGAGTCGTGTGGCTCGAGTTTGCTTTTGGCTCTGTCAGATGATGTGTTTTCCATTATCACATGTTCACTGTCAGTTAAGGACATATGCAATCTGGGGCTATGCTGCCGGAATTTACATGCAGTTGTGGACTGTGAAAAGGTCTGGCTTACTCAATGTGAACAAATTGGGATTGTTCCTATCCAAGACCTCATCGAGTGGCGAAAGGCCGTCTCCTCTTACAAGGCGCTGTGCCGCTTTCTGTTTAGTGTTCAGCCGCTTATGGGGATATGGGTTCACCAGAATCCGGAGCTTGGGAATGTAGTCTATGTCATGCCTGGTTTTGTTTCTGTTGTTGGGTGCCGCGTAATACCTCAGGAGCTTGGCCCTTTAGGGATCGAACATGGCCCTATTCTATGGGCTCCTGTGTTTGAGATCATTGGTGATTTCGATGGTTCGACAGCATTTTTTCTGCATGGAAGGGAGAGGGGTTGTAACTATGTGTATCCTGGTTTAGTGAAACCTGTTGGCAGGTCGTGTAATGTGCTGTTGCTTGAGATTGAGCTTAGACAACCGAAAAATGGGGGTAAATCATTATTGCATAGTAAGAGTTTGGTTAACTATTCGGATTCGGAGCTGTCAAAGAATATTTGCAGGTCAGATAGTGGACTCTCAAGGTCGCAGATGGTGTTTGGACAGGGTGAAACCATGGTGCCCTTCAGTCGATTGGGTTTCAGTGACAGGAGAAAGCTGCTGGATGTTGTTACAAGCCAAATTCGTCTGAAGGTTCCTAATGTAGCAATTGGCCCTCTCTTTCCTCGGTTGAGGGACGATGGGGAGAACTTTCAGAAGGATATGGTGCTCTTATGTGAACGAAGATCAATGCTTCTTCAAATGCTAAAGCTTGGTGAAGGTGACGTGGACTCGAAGGCAAGAAATCAACTGCCGTTTGATTGTGCTCAGCTGCAATTGAATGAGTTTAGAAAGAGTCTTGATCGTACAAGTGCTTTGCAAAGTAATATTAATGAGGACGGTGGTCACAGACAAAGCCCCAGGCGGAAAACTCTTGGCAGGTACTTTAAGGATAGTCTCAATCAAATCCTGGGAAAGTCAAACTCATTCAATGGCAACTCAAAGAATAGTTCTTCCAGCAGTGAGAGTAAGTATGCATCCCTTCAAGAGTTTCTGAGTTCAGGTGATACCATAGGACTGACTCTACATGCTTCAAGTGCGAAGTTATCTTCTTATCGAGCATGGCCAAACATGCATGATAGTCGATTTGCCATTTACAAATTGCCCTTGCGCATCCCAACTGCTGATCATGAGTATGCTGGTTTATGGGGAGGAACTTTTGGTTGGCCTCCAGGGAAGCCCACCAAAGATAAGCCCGGAAAggctctcttctttcttttactTTCTTATGAGGAGTGCCAGGGGCAACAACATCTGATTGCAACCAAAATTTTAGAGGGTACACACTATGTTCTGCATCCTAATGGCTCAGCAGTGTTTATTGTGAACATCGATGAACCTTCAACAGATCCATTTCCTTGGGATACGGATGTAGATTCCCTGACTGTGAACATCAAGCATGCTTTGAAAGGAGAGGGTATTGCAAATGGTTATGGTTTTAGATACCCAGGCTCAAAACCGGGTTCCCTCTTTGTATTTCAAGATGGTCACCTTGCCTTCATTTGGAAGGAGTCTAGGGCTGTCTTGACTTTGCAGAGGCTGAACTTGCAAGACCTTTTGAGAAAAGGTGAAAGGGTGCCTGCGCTTCCTCCAATTGCTAACTTTTCGTATTTGACCAAGTCTTACTCAAATGTGTTTGCTGAGTTCCCCCACACCTCAAGTACTTGGGCATCAGCAAG GGAAGAGCAATCCGACGCCCTAGGCGAACACTATAGATGA
- the LOC126790279 gene encoding F-box protein At5g39450 isoform X2 — MGIWVHQNPELGNVVYVMPGFVSVVGCRVIPQELGPLGIEHGPILWAPVFEIIGDFDGSTAFFLHGRERGCNYVYPGLVKPVGRSCNVLLLEIELRQPKNGGKSLLHSKSLVNYSDSELSKNICRSDSGLSRSQMVFGQGETMVPFSRLGFSDRRKLLDVVTSQIRLKVPNVAIGPLFPRLRDDGENFQKDMVLLCERRSMLLQMLKLGEGDVDSKARNQLPFDCAQLQLNEFRKSLDRTSALQSNINEDGGHRQSPRRKTLGRYFKDSLNQILGKSNSFNGNSKNSSSSSESKYASLQEFLSSGDTIGLTLHASSAKLSSYRAWPNMHDSRFAIYKLPLRIPTADHEYAGLWGGTFGWPPGKPTKDKPGKALFFLLLSYEECQGQQHLIATKILEGTHYVLHPNGSAVFIVNIDEPSTDPFPWDTDVDSLTVNIKHALKGEGIANGYGFRYPGSKPGSLFVFQDGHLAFIWKESRAVLTLQRLNLQDLLRKGERVPALPPIANFSYLTKSYSNVFAEFPHTSSTWASAREEQSDALGEHYR; from the exons ATGGGGATATGGGTTCACCAGAATCCGGAGCTTGGGAATGTAGTCTATGTCATGCCTGGTTTTGTTTCTGTTGTTGGGTGCCGCGTAATACCTCAGGAGCTTGGCCCTTTAGGGATCGAACATGGCCCTATTCTATGGGCTCCTGTGTTTGAGATCATTGGTGATTTCGATGGTTCGACAGCATTTTTTCTGCATGGAAGGGAGAGGGGTTGTAACTATGTGTATCCTGGTTTAGTGAAACCTGTTGGCAGGTCGTGTAATGTGCTGTTGCTTGAGATTGAGCTTAGACAACCGAAAAATGGGGGTAAATCATTATTGCATAGTAAGAGTTTGGTTAACTATTCGGATTCGGAGCTGTCAAAGAATATTTGCAGGTCAGATAGTGGACTCTCAAGGTCGCAGATGGTGTTTGGACAGGGTGAAACCATGGTGCCCTTCAGTCGATTGGGTTTCAGTGACAGGAGAAAGCTGCTGGATGTTGTTACAAGCCAAATTCGTCTGAAGGTTCCTAATGTAGCAATTGGCCCTCTCTTTCCTCGGTTGAGGGACGATGGGGAGAACTTTCAGAAGGATATGGTGCTCTTATGTGAACGAAGATCAATGCTTCTTCAAATGCTAAAGCTTGGTGAAGGTGACGTGGACTCGAAGGCAAGAAATCAACTGCCGTTTGATTGTGCTCAGCTGCAATTGAATGAGTTTAGAAAGAGTCTTGATCGTACAAGTGCTTTGCAAAGTAATATTAATGAGGACGGTGGTCACAGACAAAGCCCCAGGCGGAAAACTCTTGGCAGGTACTTTAAGGATAGTCTCAATCAAATCCTGGGAAAGTCAAACTCATTCAATGGCAACTCAAAGAATAGTTCTTCCAGCAGTGAGAGTAAGTATGCATCCCTTCAAGAGTTTCTGAGTTCAGGTGATACCATAGGACTGACTCTACATGCTTCAAGTGCGAAGTTATCTTCTTATCGAGCATGGCCAAACATGCATGATAGTCGATTTGCCATTTACAAATTGCCCTTGCGCATCCCAACTGCTGATCATGAGTATGCTGGTTTATGGGGAGGAACTTTTGGTTGGCCTCCAGGGAAGCCCACCAAAGATAAGCCCGGAAAggctctcttctttcttttactTTCTTATGAGGAGTGCCAGGGGCAACAACATCTGATTGCAACCAAAATTTTAGAGGGTACACACTATGTTCTGCATCCTAATGGCTCAGCAGTGTTTATTGTGAACATCGATGAACCTTCAACAGATCCATTTCCTTGGGATACGGATGTAGATTCCCTGACTGTGAACATCAAGCATGCTTTGAAAGGAGAGGGTATTGCAAATGGTTATGGTTTTAGATACCCAGGCTCAAAACCGGGTTCCCTCTTTGTATTTCAAGATGGTCACCTTGCCTTCATTTGGAAGGAGTCTAGGGCTGTCTTGACTTTGCAGAGGCTGAACTTGCAAGACCTTTTGAGAAAAGGTGAAAGGGTGCCTGCGCTTCCTCCAATTGCTAACTTTTCGTATTTGACCAAGTCTTACTCAAATGTGTTTGCTGAGTTCCCCCACACCTCAAGTACTTGGGCATCAGCAAG GGAAGAGCAATCCGACGCCCTAGGCGAACACTATAGATGA